One genomic region from Streptomyces venezuelae encodes:
- a CDS encoding Lrp/AsnC family transcriptional regulator, which translates to MEELDRQIVELLVKDGRMSYTDLGKATGLSTSAVHQRVRRLEQRGVIRGYAAVVDPEAVGLPLTAFISVKPFDPSAPDDTPDRLADIPEIEACHSVAGDENYILKVRVATPLELEHLLSRIRSQAGVSSRTTVVLSTPYEARPPRI; encoded by the coding sequence ATGGAGGAGCTGGATCGTCAGATCGTCGAGTTGCTCGTCAAGGACGGGCGCATGAGCTACACCGACCTGGGCAAGGCCACCGGCCTGTCCACCTCGGCAGTGCATCAGCGCGTCCGCCGTCTCGAGCAGCGCGGAGTCATCCGCGGCTATGCCGCCGTCGTCGACCCGGAGGCCGTGGGTCTGCCGCTCACCGCATTCATCTCGGTCAAACCCTTCGACCCGAGCGCCCCCGACGACACCCCCGACCGGCTCGCCGACATCCCGGAGATCGAGGCCTGTCACAGCGTCGCCGGCGACGAGAACTACATCCTCAAGGTCCGGGTCGCGACGCCGCTGGAGCTGGAGCACCTGCTCAGCCGCATCCGCTCGCAGGCCGGGGTGTCCAGCCGTACGACCGTCGTCCTGTCCACTCCGTACGAGGCCCGACCGCCCCGCATCTGA